In the genome of Nycticebus coucang isolate mNycCou1 chromosome 12, mNycCou1.pri, whole genome shotgun sequence, one region contains:
- the PRPF40B gene encoding pre-mRNA-processing factor 40 homolog B isoform X3, whose protein sequence is MSVPDSGPRPPAAPAPFPPGPPMMPPPFMPPPGIPPPFPPMGLPPMSQRPPAIPPMPPGILPPMLPPMGAPPPLTQIPGMVPPMMPGMLMPAVPVTAATAPGADTASSAVAGTGPPRALWSEHVAPDGRIYYYNADDKQSVWEKPSVLKSKAELLLSQCPWKEYKSDTGKPYYYNNQTLVKQEAVGKQQQQQPPTLQPQPPQPQPDPPPAPPGPTPVPTGLLEPEPGGSEDCDVSEASQPQEQGFLQQLEEGPSSSAGQHQPPQQEEEESKPEPERSGLSWSNREKAKQAFKELLRDKAVPSNASWEQAMKMVVTDPRYSALPKLSEKKQAFNAYKAQREKEEKEEARLRAKEAKQTLQHFLEQHERMTSTTRYRRAEQTFGELEVWAVVPERDRKEVYDDVLFFLAKKEKEQAKQLRRRNIQALKSILDGMSSVTFQTTWSQAQQYLMDNPSFAQDHQLQNMDKEDALICFEEHIRALEREEEEERERARLRERRQQRKNREAFQTFLDELHETGQLHSMSTWMELYPVVSTDVRFANMLGQPGKAARCPPPSLPWLPALPASVSLLPGPVLGLNSQLLGSCRPPGPPPFLPAGSTPLDLFKFYVEELKARFHDEKKIIKDILKDRGFCVEVNTAFEDFAHVISFDKRAAALDAGNIKLTFNSLLEKAEAREREREKEEARRMRRREAAFRSMLRQAVPPLELGTAWEEVRERFVCDSAFEQITLESERIRLFREFLQVLEQTECQHLHTKGRKHGRKGKKHHRKRSHSPSGSESEEEELPPPSLRPPKRRRRNPSESGSDPSSSLDSVESGAAALGGRGSPSSHLIGSDHGLRKAKKPKKKTKKRRHKSNSPESETDPEEKIGKESDEKEQEQDRDRELRQTELSNRSPGFGIKREKTGWDTSESELSEGELERRRRTLLQQLDDHQ, encoded by the exons ATG TCGGTTCCCGATTCTGGTCCCCGGCCCCCAGCAGCGCCTGCCCCCTTCCCACCGGGGCCCCCCATGATGCCACCACCCTTC ATGCCCCCTCCAGGGATCCCCCCACCCTTTCCTCCGATGGGGCTACCCCCCATGAGTCAGAGACCACCAGCCATCCCCCCCATGCCACCTGGCATTCTGCCCCCCATGCTTCCACCAATGGGGGCGCCACCACCACTCACACAG ATACCAGGAATGGTACCTCCGATGATGCCAGGAATGCTGATGCCAGCAGTGCCTGTCACCGCAGCG ACGGCTCCGGGTGCGGACACCGCCAGCT CTGCTGTAGCTGGGACAGGTCCTCCG AGGGCCCTTTGGAGTGAGCATGTGGCCCCTGATGGGCGCATCTACTACTACAATGCTGATGACAAGCAGTCCGTGTGGGAGAAGCCCAGCGTGCTCAAGTCCAAGGCGGAG CTGCTGCTGTCCCAGTGTCCCTGGAAAGAATACAAGTCCGACACAGGCAAACCTTACTACTATAACAACCAGA CTCTAGTCAAACAAGAGGCTGTAGG gaaacaacagcagcagcagccaccgACACTACAGCCACAGCCTCCTCAGCCACAGCCTGATCCGCCACCTGCACCTCCTGGCCCCACCCCAGTGCCCACAGGCCTCCTAGAACCTGAGCCAGGTGGGAGTGAAGATTGTGATGTATCAGAAGCTTCTCAGCCCCAGGAACAGGGGTTCCTGCAGCAGCTGGAAGAGGGCCCCAGCAG TTCTGCTGGACAGCATCAGCCTCCacaacaggaggaggaggaatcaaAGCCAGAACCAGAGCGATCTGGCCTCAGTTGGAGCAACCGGGAGAAGGCAAAGCAGGCTTTCAAGGAGCTGCTGAGGGACAAG GCTGTCCCCTCCAATGCTTCGTGGGAACAGGCCATGAAGATGGTGGTCACCGATCCCCGTTACAG CGCCTTGCCCAAGCTGAGTGAGAAAAAGCAAGCGTTCAATGCCTACAAGGCACAacgggagaaggaggagaaggaggaggcccGGCTAAGGGCCAAGGAGGCCAAGCAGACCCTGCAGCATTTCCTGGAGCAGCATGAACGCATGACCTCTACCACCCGCTACCG GAGGGCAGAACAGACCTTTGGAGAACTAGAGGTCTGGGCTGTGGTCCCTGAGAGGGATCGAAAAGAGGTTTATGATGATGTCCTCTTCTTCCTGGCCAAGAAGGAAAAG GAACAGGCCAAGCAGCTCCGGCGCCGCAACATTCAGGCTCTGAAGAGCATCCTGGATGGAATGAGTAGTGTCACTTTCCAAACCACATGGTCCCAGGCCCAGCAGTACCTCATGGATAACCCCAGCTTTGCTCAGGACCACCAGCTCCAGA ACATGGACAAGGAAGATGCCCTGATCTGCTTTGAGGAGCACATCCGAGCtttggagagggaggaggaggaggagcgggAGCGGGCCCGGCTTCGGGAGCGGCGCCAGCAACGCAAGAACCGGGAGGCCTTCCAG ACCTTCCTGGACGAGCTGCACGAGACAGGGCAGCTGCACTCGATGTCCACCTGGATGGAACTCTACCCAGTAGTCAGTACTGATGTCCGCTTTGCCAACATGCTGGGCCAGCCGGGTAAGGCAGCCAGGTGCCCGCCCCCTTCTCTGCCCTGGCTTCCTGCCCTGCCAGCCTCTGTATCCCTACTCCCTGGTCCTGTCCTCGGCCTCAACTCCCAGCTTTTGGGAAGCTGCCGCCCGCCaggcccccctcccttcctccctgcaggctccaccccTCTGGACTTGTTCAAGTTTTATGTGGAGGAGTTGAAGGCACGATTCCATGATGAAAAGAAGATCATTAAGGACATTCTTAAG GACCGGGGCTTCTGCGTGGAAGTGAACACAGCCTTTGAAGACTTCGCCCACGTCATAAGCTTTGACAAGAGGGCTGCTGCACTGGACGCAGGCAACATCAAGCTGACCTTCAATAGT CTGCTGGAGAAAGCAGAGGCACGGGAGAGGGAGCGGGAGAAGGAGGAGGCACGAAGGATGCGGCGCAGAGAGGCTGCCTTCCGAAGCATGCTGAGGCAGGCTGTGCCTCCTCTGGAGCTAGGCACTGCCTGGGAAGAG GTCCGTGAGCGCTTTGTGTGCGACTCAGCCTTTGAGCAGATCACCCTGGAGTCGGAACGGATCCGGCTCTTCCGGGAATTCCTACAGGTGCTGGAG CAGACTGAATGCCAGCACCTCCACACCAAAGGCCGAAAGCATGGCAGGAAGGGCAAGAAGCACCATCGCAAGCGTTCCCACTCGCCCTCA GGCTCTGAGTCAGAAGAGGAGGAGCTGCCCCCACCATCTCTCCGGCCCCCTAAGCGGAGGAGGCGGAACCCCTCCGAGTCAGGCTCTGACCCCTCTTCCTCACTTGATTCGGTTGAAAGTGGGGCTGCTGCCCTTGGAGGACGGGGctccccttcctcccacctcaTTGGATCAG atcATGGCCTTCGGaaagccaaaaaaccaaaaaagaaaactaaaaagagaagACACAAGTCG AACAGTCCTGAGAGTGAGACGGACCCTGAGGAGAAAATTGGCAAGGAGAGTGATGAGAAAGAACAAGAACAGGACAGGGACAGGGAGCTCCGGCAGACAGAGCTCTCTAACCGCTCCCCAGGCTTTGGTATCAAGCGGGAGAAG ACGGGCTGGGACACGTCAGAAAGTGAGCTGAGTGAGGGTGAGCTGGAGCGGCGGCGGCGGACACTCCTGCAGCAGCTGGATGATCACCAGTGA
- the PRPF40B gene encoding pre-mRNA-processing factor 40 homolog B isoform X5, with translation MMPPPGIPPPFPPMGLPPMSQRPPAIPPMPPGILPPMLPPMGAPPPLTQIPGMVPPMMPGMLMPAVPVTAATAPGADTASSAVAGTGPPRALWSEHVAPDGRIYYYNADDKQSVWEKPSVLKSKAELLLSQCPWKEYKSDTGKPYYYNNQSKESRWTRPKDLDDLEALVKQEAVGKQQQQQPPTLQPQPPQPQPDPPPAPPGPTPVPTGLLEPEPGGSEDCDVSEASQPQEQGFLQQLEEGPSSSAGQHQPPQQEEEESKPEPERSGLSWSNREKAKQAFKELLRDKAVPSNASWEQAMKMVVTDPRYSALPKLSEKKQAFNAYKAQREKEEKEEARLRAKEAKQTLQHFLEQHERMTSTTRYRRAEQTFGELEVWAVVPERDRKEVYDDVLFFLAKKEKEQAKQLRRRNIQALKSILDGMSSVTFQTTWSQAQQYLMDNPSFAQDHQLQNMDKEDALICFEEHIRALEREEEEERERARLRERRQQRKNREAFQTFLDELHETGQLHSMSTWMELYPVVSTDVRFANMLGQPGKAARCPPPSLPWLPALPASVSLLPGPVLGLNSQLLGSCRPPGPPPFLPAGSTPLDLFKFYVEELKARFHDEKKIIKDILKDRGFCVEVNTAFEDFAHVISFDKRAAALDAGNIKLTFNSLLEKAEAREREREKEEARRMRRREAAFRSMLRQAVPPLELGTAWEEVRERFVCDSAFEQITLESERIRLFREFLQVLEQTECQHLHTKGRKHGRKGKKHHRKRSHSPSGSESEEEELPPPSLRPPKRRRRNPSESGSDPSSSLDSVESGAAALGGRGSPSSHLIGSDHGLRKAKKPKKKTKKRRHKSNSPESETDPEEKIGKESDEKEQEQDRDRELRQTELSNRSPGFGIKREKTGWDTSESELSEGELERRRRTLLQQLDDHQ, from the exons ATG ATGCCCCCTCCAGGGATCCCCCCACCCTTTCCTCCGATGGGGCTACCCCCCATGAGTCAGAGACCACCAGCCATCCCCCCCATGCCACCTGGCATTCTGCCCCCCATGCTTCCACCAATGGGGGCGCCACCACCACTCACACAG ATACCAGGAATGGTACCTCCGATGATGCCAGGAATGCTGATGCCAGCAGTGCCTGTCACCGCAGCG ACGGCTCCGGGTGCGGACACCGCCAGCT CTGCTGTAGCTGGGACAGGTCCTCCG AGGGCCCTTTGGAGTGAGCATGTGGCCCCTGATGGGCGCATCTACTACTACAATGCTGATGACAAGCAGTCCGTGTGGGAGAAGCCCAGCGTGCTCAAGTCCAAGGCGGAG CTGCTGCTGTCCCAGTGTCCCTGGAAAGAATACAAGTCCGACACAGGCAAACCTTACTACTATAACAACCAGAGTAAGGAATCCCGCTGGACCCGACCTAAGGATCTGGATGACCTGGAGG CTCTAGTCAAACAAGAGGCTGTAGG gaaacaacagcagcagcagccaccgACACTACAGCCACAGCCTCCTCAGCCACAGCCTGATCCGCCACCTGCACCTCCTGGCCCCACCCCAGTGCCCACAGGCCTCCTAGAACCTGAGCCAGGTGGGAGTGAAGATTGTGATGTATCAGAAGCTTCTCAGCCCCAGGAACAGGGGTTCCTGCAGCAGCTGGAAGAGGGCCCCAGCAG TTCTGCTGGACAGCATCAGCCTCCacaacaggaggaggaggaatcaaAGCCAGAACCAGAGCGATCTGGCCTCAGTTGGAGCAACCGGGAGAAGGCAAAGCAGGCTTTCAAGGAGCTGCTGAGGGACAAG GCTGTCCCCTCCAATGCTTCGTGGGAACAGGCCATGAAGATGGTGGTCACCGATCCCCGTTACAG CGCCTTGCCCAAGCTGAGTGAGAAAAAGCAAGCGTTCAATGCCTACAAGGCACAacgggagaaggaggagaaggaggaggcccGGCTAAGGGCCAAGGAGGCCAAGCAGACCCTGCAGCATTTCCTGGAGCAGCATGAACGCATGACCTCTACCACCCGCTACCG GAGGGCAGAACAGACCTTTGGAGAACTAGAGGTCTGGGCTGTGGTCCCTGAGAGGGATCGAAAAGAGGTTTATGATGATGTCCTCTTCTTCCTGGCCAAGAAGGAAAAG GAACAGGCCAAGCAGCTCCGGCGCCGCAACATTCAGGCTCTGAAGAGCATCCTGGATGGAATGAGTAGTGTCACTTTCCAAACCACATGGTCCCAGGCCCAGCAGTACCTCATGGATAACCCCAGCTTTGCTCAGGACCACCAGCTCCAGA ACATGGACAAGGAAGATGCCCTGATCTGCTTTGAGGAGCACATCCGAGCtttggagagggaggaggaggaggagcgggAGCGGGCCCGGCTTCGGGAGCGGCGCCAGCAACGCAAGAACCGGGAGGCCTTCCAG ACCTTCCTGGACGAGCTGCACGAGACAGGGCAGCTGCACTCGATGTCCACCTGGATGGAACTCTACCCAGTAGTCAGTACTGATGTCCGCTTTGCCAACATGCTGGGCCAGCCGGGTAAGGCAGCCAGGTGCCCGCCCCCTTCTCTGCCCTGGCTTCCTGCCCTGCCAGCCTCTGTATCCCTACTCCCTGGTCCTGTCCTCGGCCTCAACTCCCAGCTTTTGGGAAGCTGCCGCCCGCCaggcccccctcccttcctccctgcaggctccaccccTCTGGACTTGTTCAAGTTTTATGTGGAGGAGTTGAAGGCACGATTCCATGATGAAAAGAAGATCATTAAGGACATTCTTAAG GACCGGGGCTTCTGCGTGGAAGTGAACACAGCCTTTGAAGACTTCGCCCACGTCATAAGCTTTGACAAGAGGGCTGCTGCACTGGACGCAGGCAACATCAAGCTGACCTTCAATAGT CTGCTGGAGAAAGCAGAGGCACGGGAGAGGGAGCGGGAGAAGGAGGAGGCACGAAGGATGCGGCGCAGAGAGGCTGCCTTCCGAAGCATGCTGAGGCAGGCTGTGCCTCCTCTGGAGCTAGGCACTGCCTGGGAAGAG GTCCGTGAGCGCTTTGTGTGCGACTCAGCCTTTGAGCAGATCACCCTGGAGTCGGAACGGATCCGGCTCTTCCGGGAATTCCTACAGGTGCTGGAG CAGACTGAATGCCAGCACCTCCACACCAAAGGCCGAAAGCATGGCAGGAAGGGCAAGAAGCACCATCGCAAGCGTTCCCACTCGCCCTCA GGCTCTGAGTCAGAAGAGGAGGAGCTGCCCCCACCATCTCTCCGGCCCCCTAAGCGGAGGAGGCGGAACCCCTCCGAGTCAGGCTCTGACCCCTCTTCCTCACTTGATTCGGTTGAAAGTGGGGCTGCTGCCCTTGGAGGACGGGGctccccttcctcccacctcaTTGGATCAG atcATGGCCTTCGGaaagccaaaaaaccaaaaaagaaaactaaaaagagaagACACAAGTCG AACAGTCCTGAGAGTGAGACGGACCCTGAGGAGAAAATTGGCAAGGAGAGTGATGAGAAAGAACAAGAACAGGACAGGGACAGGGAGCTCCGGCAGACAGAGCTCTCTAACCGCTCCCCAGGCTTTGGTATCAAGCGGGAGAAG ACGGGCTGGGACACGTCAGAAAGTGAGCTGAGTGAGGGTGAGCTGGAGCGGCGGCGGCGGACACTCCTGCAGCAGCTGGATGATCACCAGTGA
- the PRPF40B gene encoding pre-mRNA-processing factor 40 homolog B isoform X8: MMPPPGIPPPFPPMGLPPMSQRPPAIPPMPPGILPPMLPPMGAPPPLTQIPGMVPPMMPGMLMPAVPVTAATAPGADTASSAVAGTGPPRALWSEHVAPDGRIYYYNADDKQSVWEKPSVLKSKAELLLSQCPWKEYKSDTGKPYYYNNQSKESRWTRPKDLDDLEALVKQEAVGKQQQQQPPTLQPQPPQPQPDPPPAPPGPTPVPTGLLEPEPGGSEDCDVSEASQPQEQGFLQQLEEGPSSSAGQHQPPQQEEEESKPEPERSGLSWSNREKAKQAFKELLRDKAVPSNASWEQAMKMVVTDPRYSALPKLSEKKQAFNAYKAQREKEEKEEARLRAKEAKQTLQHFLEQHERMTSTTRYRRAEQTFGELEVWAVVPERDRKEVYDDVLFFLAKKEKEQAKQLRRRNIQALKSILDGMSSVTFQTTWSQAQQYLMDNPSFAQDHQLQNMDKEDALICFEEHIRALEREEEEERERARLRERRQQRKNREAFQTFLDELHETGQLHSMSTWMELYPVVSTDVRFANMLGQPGSTPLDLFKFYVEELKARFHDEKKIIKDILKDRGFCVEVNTAFEDFAHVISFDKRAAALDAGNIKLTFNSLLEKAEAREREREKEEARRMRRREAAFRSMLRQAVPPLELGTAWEEVRERFVCDSAFEQITLESERIRLFREFLQVLEQTECQHLHTKGRKHGRKGKKHHRKRSHSPSGSESEEEELPPPSLRPPKRRRRNPSESGSDPSSSLDSVESGAAALGGRGSPSSHLIGSDHGLRKAKKPKKKTKKRRHKSNSPESETDPEEKIGKESDEKEQEQDRDRELRQTELSNRSPGFGIKREKTGWDTSESELSEGELERRRRTLLQQLDDHQ; the protein is encoded by the exons ATG ATGCCCCCTCCAGGGATCCCCCCACCCTTTCCTCCGATGGGGCTACCCCCCATGAGTCAGAGACCACCAGCCATCCCCCCCATGCCACCTGGCATTCTGCCCCCCATGCTTCCACCAATGGGGGCGCCACCACCACTCACACAG ATACCAGGAATGGTACCTCCGATGATGCCAGGAATGCTGATGCCAGCAGTGCCTGTCACCGCAGCG ACGGCTCCGGGTGCGGACACCGCCAGCT CTGCTGTAGCTGGGACAGGTCCTCCG AGGGCCCTTTGGAGTGAGCATGTGGCCCCTGATGGGCGCATCTACTACTACAATGCTGATGACAAGCAGTCCGTGTGGGAGAAGCCCAGCGTGCTCAAGTCCAAGGCGGAG CTGCTGCTGTCCCAGTGTCCCTGGAAAGAATACAAGTCCGACACAGGCAAACCTTACTACTATAACAACCAGAGTAAGGAATCCCGCTGGACCCGACCTAAGGATCTGGATGACCTGGAGG CTCTAGTCAAACAAGAGGCTGTAGG gaaacaacagcagcagcagccaccgACACTACAGCCACAGCCTCCTCAGCCACAGCCTGATCCGCCACCTGCACCTCCTGGCCCCACCCCAGTGCCCACAGGCCTCCTAGAACCTGAGCCAGGTGGGAGTGAAGATTGTGATGTATCAGAAGCTTCTCAGCCCCAGGAACAGGGGTTCCTGCAGCAGCTGGAAGAGGGCCCCAGCAG TTCTGCTGGACAGCATCAGCCTCCacaacaggaggaggaggaatcaaAGCCAGAACCAGAGCGATCTGGCCTCAGTTGGAGCAACCGGGAGAAGGCAAAGCAGGCTTTCAAGGAGCTGCTGAGGGACAAG GCTGTCCCCTCCAATGCTTCGTGGGAACAGGCCATGAAGATGGTGGTCACCGATCCCCGTTACAG CGCCTTGCCCAAGCTGAGTGAGAAAAAGCAAGCGTTCAATGCCTACAAGGCACAacgggagaaggaggagaaggaggaggcccGGCTAAGGGCCAAGGAGGCCAAGCAGACCCTGCAGCATTTCCTGGAGCAGCATGAACGCATGACCTCTACCACCCGCTACCG GAGGGCAGAACAGACCTTTGGAGAACTAGAGGTCTGGGCTGTGGTCCCTGAGAGGGATCGAAAAGAGGTTTATGATGATGTCCTCTTCTTCCTGGCCAAGAAGGAAAAG GAACAGGCCAAGCAGCTCCGGCGCCGCAACATTCAGGCTCTGAAGAGCATCCTGGATGGAATGAGTAGTGTCACTTTCCAAACCACATGGTCCCAGGCCCAGCAGTACCTCATGGATAACCCCAGCTTTGCTCAGGACCACCAGCTCCAGA ACATGGACAAGGAAGATGCCCTGATCTGCTTTGAGGAGCACATCCGAGCtttggagagggaggaggaggaggagcgggAGCGGGCCCGGCTTCGGGAGCGGCGCCAGCAACGCAAGAACCGGGAGGCCTTCCAG ACCTTCCTGGACGAGCTGCACGAGACAGGGCAGCTGCACTCGATGTCCACCTGGATGGAACTCTACCCAGTAGTCAGTACTGATGTCCGCTTTGCCAACATGCTGGGCCAGCCGG gctccaccccTCTGGACTTGTTCAAGTTTTATGTGGAGGAGTTGAAGGCACGATTCCATGATGAAAAGAAGATCATTAAGGACATTCTTAAG GACCGGGGCTTCTGCGTGGAAGTGAACACAGCCTTTGAAGACTTCGCCCACGTCATAAGCTTTGACAAGAGGGCTGCTGCACTGGACGCAGGCAACATCAAGCTGACCTTCAATAGT CTGCTGGAGAAAGCAGAGGCACGGGAGAGGGAGCGGGAGAAGGAGGAGGCACGAAGGATGCGGCGCAGAGAGGCTGCCTTCCGAAGCATGCTGAGGCAGGCTGTGCCTCCTCTGGAGCTAGGCACTGCCTGGGAAGAG GTCCGTGAGCGCTTTGTGTGCGACTCAGCCTTTGAGCAGATCACCCTGGAGTCGGAACGGATCCGGCTCTTCCGGGAATTCCTACAGGTGCTGGAG CAGACTGAATGCCAGCACCTCCACACCAAAGGCCGAAAGCATGGCAGGAAGGGCAAGAAGCACCATCGCAAGCGTTCCCACTCGCCCTCA GGCTCTGAGTCAGAAGAGGAGGAGCTGCCCCCACCATCTCTCCGGCCCCCTAAGCGGAGGAGGCGGAACCCCTCCGAGTCAGGCTCTGACCCCTCTTCCTCACTTGATTCGGTTGAAAGTGGGGCTGCTGCCCTTGGAGGACGGGGctccccttcctcccacctcaTTGGATCAG atcATGGCCTTCGGaaagccaaaaaaccaaaaaagaaaactaaaaagagaagACACAAGTCG AACAGTCCTGAGAGTGAGACGGACCCTGAGGAGAAAATTGGCAAGGAGAGTGATGAGAAAGAACAAGAACAGGACAGGGACAGGGAGCTCCGGCAGACAGAGCTCTCTAACCGCTCCCCAGGCTTTGGTATCAAGCGGGAGAAG ACGGGCTGGGACACGTCAGAAAGTGAGCTGAGTGAGGGTGAGCTGGAGCGGCGGCGGCGGACACTCCTGCAGCAGCTGGATGATCACCAGTGA
- the PRPF40B gene encoding pre-mRNA-processing factor 40 homolog B isoform X9, with protein sequence MMPPPGIPPPFPPMGLPPMSQRPPAIPPMPPGILPPMLPPMGAPPPLTQIPGMVPPMMPGMLMPAVPVTAATAPGADTASSAVAGTGPPRALWSEHVAPDGRIYYYNADDKQSVWEKPSVLKSKAELLLSQCPWKEYKSDTGKPYYYNNQSKESRWTRPKDLDDLEALVKQEAVGKQQQQQPPTLQPQPPQPQPDPPPAPPGPTPVPTGLLEPEPGGSEDCDVSEASQPQEQGFLQQLEEGPSSSAGQHQPPQQEEEESKPEPERSGLSWSNREKAKQAFKELLRDKAVPSNASWEQAMKMVVTDPRYSALPKLSEKKQAFNAYKAQREKEEKEEARLRAKEAKQTLQHFLEQHERMTSTTRYRRAEQTFGELEVWAVVPERDRKEVYDDVLFFLAKKEKEQAKQLRRRNIQALKSILDGMSSVTFQTTWSQAQQYLMDNPSFAQDHQLQNMDKEDALICFEEHIRALEREEEEERERARLRERRQQRKNREAFQTFLDELHETGQLHSMSTWMELYPVVSTDVRFANMLGQPGSTPLDLFKFYVEELKARFHDEKKIIKDILKDRGFCVEVNTAFEDFAHVISFDKRAAALDAGNIKLTFNSLLEKAEAREREREKEEARRMRRREAAFRSMLRQAVPPLELGTAWEEVRERFVCDSAFEQITLESERIRLFREFLQVLETECQHLHTKGRKHGRKGKKHHRKRSHSPSGSESEEEELPPPSLRPPKRRRRNPSESGSDPSSSLDSVESGAAALGGRGSPSSHLIGSDHGLRKAKKPKKKTKKRRHKSNSPESETDPEEKIGKESDEKEQEQDRDRELRQTELSNRSPGFGIKREKTGWDTSESELSEGELERRRRTLLQQLDDHQ encoded by the exons ATG ATGCCCCCTCCAGGGATCCCCCCACCCTTTCCTCCGATGGGGCTACCCCCCATGAGTCAGAGACCACCAGCCATCCCCCCCATGCCACCTGGCATTCTGCCCCCCATGCTTCCACCAATGGGGGCGCCACCACCACTCACACAG ATACCAGGAATGGTACCTCCGATGATGCCAGGAATGCTGATGCCAGCAGTGCCTGTCACCGCAGCG ACGGCTCCGGGTGCGGACACCGCCAGCT CTGCTGTAGCTGGGACAGGTCCTCCG AGGGCCCTTTGGAGTGAGCATGTGGCCCCTGATGGGCGCATCTACTACTACAATGCTGATGACAAGCAGTCCGTGTGGGAGAAGCCCAGCGTGCTCAAGTCCAAGGCGGAG CTGCTGCTGTCCCAGTGTCCCTGGAAAGAATACAAGTCCGACACAGGCAAACCTTACTACTATAACAACCAGAGTAAGGAATCCCGCTGGACCCGACCTAAGGATCTGGATGACCTGGAGG CTCTAGTCAAACAAGAGGCTGTAGG gaaacaacagcagcagcagccaccgACACTACAGCCACAGCCTCCTCAGCCACAGCCTGATCCGCCACCTGCACCTCCTGGCCCCACCCCAGTGCCCACAGGCCTCCTAGAACCTGAGCCAGGTGGGAGTGAAGATTGTGATGTATCAGAAGCTTCTCAGCCCCAGGAACAGGGGTTCCTGCAGCAGCTGGAAGAGGGCCCCAGCAG TTCTGCTGGACAGCATCAGCCTCCacaacaggaggaggaggaatcaaAGCCAGAACCAGAGCGATCTGGCCTCAGTTGGAGCAACCGGGAGAAGGCAAAGCAGGCTTTCAAGGAGCTGCTGAGGGACAAG GCTGTCCCCTCCAATGCTTCGTGGGAACAGGCCATGAAGATGGTGGTCACCGATCCCCGTTACAG CGCCTTGCCCAAGCTGAGTGAGAAAAAGCAAGCGTTCAATGCCTACAAGGCACAacgggagaaggaggagaaggaggaggcccGGCTAAGGGCCAAGGAGGCCAAGCAGACCCTGCAGCATTTCCTGGAGCAGCATGAACGCATGACCTCTACCACCCGCTACCG GAGGGCAGAACAGACCTTTGGAGAACTAGAGGTCTGGGCTGTGGTCCCTGAGAGGGATCGAAAAGAGGTTTATGATGATGTCCTCTTCTTCCTGGCCAAGAAGGAAAAG GAACAGGCCAAGCAGCTCCGGCGCCGCAACATTCAGGCTCTGAAGAGCATCCTGGATGGAATGAGTAGTGTCACTTTCCAAACCACATGGTCCCAGGCCCAGCAGTACCTCATGGATAACCCCAGCTTTGCTCAGGACCACCAGCTCCAGA ACATGGACAAGGAAGATGCCCTGATCTGCTTTGAGGAGCACATCCGAGCtttggagagggaggaggaggaggagcgggAGCGGGCCCGGCTTCGGGAGCGGCGCCAGCAACGCAAGAACCGGGAGGCCTTCCAG ACCTTCCTGGACGAGCTGCACGAGACAGGGCAGCTGCACTCGATGTCCACCTGGATGGAACTCTACCCAGTAGTCAGTACTGATGTCCGCTTTGCCAACATGCTGGGCCAGCCGG gctccaccccTCTGGACTTGTTCAAGTTTTATGTGGAGGAGTTGAAGGCACGATTCCATGATGAAAAGAAGATCATTAAGGACATTCTTAAG GACCGGGGCTTCTGCGTGGAAGTGAACACAGCCTTTGAAGACTTCGCCCACGTCATAAGCTTTGACAAGAGGGCTGCTGCACTGGACGCAGGCAACATCAAGCTGACCTTCAATAGT CTGCTGGAGAAAGCAGAGGCACGGGAGAGGGAGCGGGAGAAGGAGGAGGCACGAAGGATGCGGCGCAGAGAGGCTGCCTTCCGAAGCATGCTGAGGCAGGCTGTGCCTCCTCTGGAGCTAGGCACTGCCTGGGAAGAG GTCCGTGAGCGCTTTGTGTGCGACTCAGCCTTTGAGCAGATCACCCTGGAGTCGGAACGGATCCGGCTCTTCCGGGAATTCCTACAGGTGCTGGAG ACTGAATGCCAGCACCTCCACACCAAAGGCCGAAAGCATGGCAGGAAGGGCAAGAAGCACCATCGCAAGCGTTCCCACTCGCCCTCA GGCTCTGAGTCAGAAGAGGAGGAGCTGCCCCCACCATCTCTCCGGCCCCCTAAGCGGAGGAGGCGGAACCCCTCCGAGTCAGGCTCTGACCCCTCTTCCTCACTTGATTCGGTTGAAAGTGGGGCTGCTGCCCTTGGAGGACGGGGctccccttcctcccacctcaTTGGATCAG atcATGGCCTTCGGaaagccaaaaaaccaaaaaagaaaactaaaaagagaagACACAAGTCG AACAGTCCTGAGAGTGAGACGGACCCTGAGGAGAAAATTGGCAAGGAGAGTGATGAGAAAGAACAAGAACAGGACAGGGACAGGGAGCTCCGGCAGACAGAGCTCTCTAACCGCTCCCCAGGCTTTGGTATCAAGCGGGAGAAG ACGGGCTGGGACACGTCAGAAAGTGAGCTGAGTGAGGGTGAGCTGGAGCGGCGGCGGCGGACACTCCTGCAGCAGCTGGATGATCACCAGTGA